The Setaria viridis chromosome 6, Setaria_viridis_v4.0, whole genome shotgun sequence genome contains a region encoding:
- the LOC140223192 gene encoding uncharacterized protein, whose amino-acid sequence MADDVDAGANQLQGIRAQVEGLVTDIQTIHERLDSTISSTTERCDQLDLAQTAAKATLDSVVARLDALHTTVAELQQGYGGDSDQDDGDRRGRARRVPRRSGGNDSFSKIKFKIPPFNGKYDPAAYLDWELEVEQKFSCHDILANSQVKAAISEFTDFALIWWREYKHKHPNTIPTTWEQLKTAMRHRFVPSYYARDLLNKMQRFQQGSKSVEEYFQELQIGMIRCGLLEETDAAMARFRGGLNREIQDILDYKDYTDMTTLFEYACKAEREVQGRRSKTYSNSFAGRSSTSNSAPALPAPPTPTTTPRERTAKPASAAPSTGAAPPTGRTRDIQCHRCKGFGHVIRDCPNKRTLLLRDDGEYSSASDSEDTRHAMLATDHAAMEVHVNPGDADRYESLVVQRVLSTQVAPSEKNQRHTLFHTKGVVQERSIRIIIDSGSCNNLASTTLVEKLSLPTRKHPHPYHIQWLNDGGKIRITRSVRVPFSMGAYSDFVDCDVIPMEACSLLLGRPWQYDTDSLHHGRSNHYSFMFKGQQIIIHPMTPEQILKDDLARAAKTAKQLEPSTSLNSEIKLNAPVLLATRADFDELRDAPLPCYVLICSSVLVSLDDAPSLDIPPAVANILQEYADVFPKDLPPGLPPLRGIEHQIDLIPGAQLPNRAPYRTNPDETKEIQRQVQALLDKGYIRESLSPCSVPVLLVPKKDGSWRMCVDCRAINNITIRYRYPIPRLDDMLDELSGAIIFTKIDLRSGYHQIRMKLGDEWKTAFKTKFGLYEWLVMPFGLTNAPSTFMRLMNEVLRPFIGLFVVVYFDDILIYSKSMEEHLEHLRAVFDALRAAHLFANLEKCMFCTQRVSFLGYVVTPQGIEVDSSKIDAIREWPTPTTVTQIRSFLGLAGFYRRFVRDFSSIAAPLHELTKKDVPFAWSDSQEVAFSTLKDKLTNAPLLQLPDFTKVFELECDASGIGLGAVLLQEGKPVAYFSEKLSGASLNYSTYDKELYALVRTLHTWQHYLWHREFIIHSDHEALKHIRTQTNLNRRHAKWVEFIESFPYIIKHKSGKENVIADALSRRYTMLSQLDFKIFGLQTVKDQYVDDADFKDAFAHCIHGKPWGKFHIQDGFLFRAHKLCVPASSVRRLLLQEAHGGGLMGHFGVYKTHEVLAAHFFWPRMRADVERLVARCTTCQKAKSRLNNHGLYMPLPVPTFPWLDISMDFVLGLPRTKKGRDSLKSKEAVASSQLLDWRNAHDRVADKVAHLKTALVETQVAYECEKDRKIRNRVMLVLAMVSCRSHGRTIERLEGDLQELTTAA is encoded by the coding sequence atggcagatgatgtcgacgcgggggctaaccagctgcagggcatacgggcgcaagttgaagggcttgtcaccgacattcagacgattcatgaacggctggactcgacgatctcctcgacgaccgagcggtgtgatcagctcgaccttgcacagacggccgctaaggccacactcgactcagttgtggcaagactcgatgcattgcacactacagtcgcagagttgcagcagggttatggtggtgactcggaccaggacgatggcgaccgccgaggccgtgcccgccgcgtgccacgccgttccggtggtaatgattccttttccaagattaaatttaaaatcccaccttttaatggcaaatatgatcctgctgcatatcttgattgggaattagaagttgaacagaaattttcatgccatgatattcttgctaattctcaagttaaagctgctattagtgaatttactgattttgctttaatttggtggcgtgaatataaacacaaacatcccaataccattccaaccacttgggagcaattaaaaactgctatgcgccacagatttgtgccttcttattatgctcgcgatttgcttaataaaatgcaacgttttcagcaaggttccaaatctgttgaggaatatttccaggaattacaaataggcatgattcgttgtgggttattggaggaaactgatgctgctatggcacgttttcgtggtggtttgaaccgcgaaattcaggatatacttgattataaggactacacagatatgacaacattatttgaatatgcttgcaaagctgaacgtgaagtgcagggacgccgctcgaagacatattctaactcttttgcaggaagaagctcgacatccaactccgcacccgctctccctgcgccacccacgcccaccactacaccgcgcgagcgaacggccaaacctgcaagcgctgccccttccacaggcgccgcccctcccacaggccgtacacgggatattcagtgtcatcgttgcaaaggatttggccatgtgattcgggactgtccgaacaagcgcactttgcttcttcgtgatgatggtgagtactcttccgctagtgattctgaagatactcgacatgcgatgcttgccactgaccatgcagctatggaggtacatgtcaacccgggtgacgccgataggtatgaaagtcttgttgtgcagcgtgttcttagtacacaggtcgcaccgtccgagaagaatcagcgacacactcttttccataccaagggcgttgtgcaggagcggtcgattcgcatcatcatcgacagcggcagctgcaacaatttggcgagtaccacgctggttgaaaagttgtctttacccactcgtaagcatccacatccatatcacattcaatggcttaatgatggtgggaaaattagaattactcgatcagtccgtgttcctttctccatgggtgcttattctgattttgtcgattgtgatgttattcccatggaagcatgctctctgttacttgggcgaccttggcaatatgatactgatagcttgcatcatggtcgttcaaatcactattctttcatgtttaagggtcagcaaataattatacatccaatgacacctgaacaaattcttaaagatgatcttgctagagctgcgaaaactgctaaacaacttgaaccatcgacatctcttaattctgaaatcaagttgaatgctcctgttttgcttgccacacgtgctgattttgatgagttacgcgatgctcctttgccatgctatgtccttatatgctctagtgtgctcgtttcacttgatgatgcaccatctttggatattccccctgcggttgctaacattttgcaggagtacgctgatgtctttccaaaagatttgccaccgggacttccaccacttcgtggcattgagcaccagatcgacctcattcccggcgcacagcttccgaaccgcgcaccgtaccgtacaaatccggatgagacgaaggaaatccagcgccaggtacaggcgttgcttgacaagggttatattcgtgagtctcttagcccttgctccgttcctgtgttacttgttccaaagaaagatggctcatggcgtatgtgtgtagactgtcgtgctattaataacattaccattcgctaccgataccctataccacgccttgatgatatgctagatgagcttagtggtgccattattttcactaagattgatttgcgtagtggctaccatcagattcgcatgaaattaggtgatgaatggaaaacggcttttaaaacgaaatttgggttatatgaatggttggttatgccgtttggtttgacaaatgctcccagcacatttatgcgtttgatgaatgaagttctgaggcccttcatcggattgtttgtagttgtctattttgatgatatcctcatttacagcaagtctatggaagagcatttagaacatttgcgtgctgtttttgatgcattgcgtgcggcccatttatttgctaacctcgaaaaatgcatgttttgcacacaacgtgtctcgtttcttggctatgttgttactccacagggcattgaggtggatagcagcaagattgatgccattcgggagtggcctacaccgacgacggtcacacaaattcgaagctttcttggccttgcaggtttctaccgccggtttgttcgtgattttagctccattgcagcgcctctacatgagcttacaaagaaggatgttccctttgcttggagtgattcgcaagaggttgcgttcagcaccttgaaagataagttaaccaatgctcctctcttgcagttgcctgattttactaaagtgtttgagcttgaatgcgatgctagcggtattgggctaggtgctgttttgttacaagaaggaaaaccggttgcttactttagtgagaaattaagtggtgctagcttgaattattctacttatgataaggagctttatgctttagtgcgcactttgcatacttggcagcactacctttggcatcgcgagtttataattcattctgatcatgaggctttaaaacatattcgtacccaaacaaacctgaaccgtcgtcatgctaaatgggtagaattcattgagtctttcccttacattattaaacacaagagcgggaaggaaaatgtcattgctgatgctttgtctcgtcgctataccatgctgtcacagttagattttaaaatctttggcttgcaaactgtgaaggatcaatatgtggatgatgctgattttaaagatgctttcgcccactgtattcatggcaaaccatggggcaaatttcacatccaggacgggttcctgtttcgcgctcacaagctgtgtgttccagctagctcggttcgtcgtttgttgttacaggaagcgcatggaggcggtctcatggggcactttggcgtctacaagacgcatgaagtgctggctgcccacttcttttggccccggatgcgcgctgatgttgagcgccttgttgcccgctgcactacttgccagaaagctaagtcacgattaaacaaccatggtttgtacatgcctttgcctgttcctactttcccttggcttgatatttctatggactttgttttgggattgcctagaactaagaaggggagggaca